DNA from Mobula hypostoma chromosome 4, sMobHyp1.1, whole genome shotgun sequence:
aggcatataaaagggcaatgttataatattCACGAGAGATTTTAACACGCAGGtcaattggggaaaatcaggttggtaatggatctgtCGAGAGTGAGTTATTGAATGCCTCTaagatgcctttttagagcagtttggtGTTGATCCTACCACGGGATCAGCTGTACTGAATTGGGAGTTATGTAATGAACCCGAGGCAATTAGGGAGTTTAGGGTAAAAGaccccttaagaggcagtgatcacgagatgattgagttcaactcgaaatttgatagggagaaagtaaagtctgatgttgcTTTTTTTCAGTGGAGTAGagaaattatagtggtatgagagaggatttggccaaagtaaattggaaggaaatgctggcagggatgacagcagagcagtaacggcgtgagtttctggggaaaatgaaggTGGTGCAGGATAAACGTATTCCAaagacaaagaaatactcaaatgacaaaatattacaactgtggctgacaagggaagtcaaagctattgtaaaaaccATGAGAGGACATGTAACAAAGCacaaattagcaggaagatagatgatcaggaagcttttagaaacctacagagagcaactgaaagaatcatcaggagggaaaagatgaaatatgcaagcaagctggcaaacaatatcaagtGGATAGTGAAAGCTTCTTCAGGTATGTCAAATATAAGAGAGATGAGTGTGGATATACGTCCACTAAAAAATGAGGctgaagaaataataacaggggacaaggagatggcagatgaactaaactgagtattttgcatcagtcttcactgtggaagacacgagcagtatgcctGATATTGTATTGTGcgaagaaagagaagtgggtgTAGTTACTGTTACAGGGGaggaggtgctcaaaaagctgaaaaacctTAGGTGTACacaagccacctggaccagatgaactgcacccaagggttctaaaagaggtagtggtagagattggaCGCAAAAGTAATGGATCTTTCAAAAACCACtggactttggcatggtgccagagaactggaaaattgcaaatgttactccattctttaagaaaggaggaaggcagcagaaaggaaattacagcccagttagcctgacctcagtggttgggaagatgttggagacaattgttaaagatgaggttatgaaatacttggtgacacaggacaagacaggacaaagtcagcatggtttccttaagggaacatCTTGGCTGAcgaagctgttggaattctttgaggagatgcagTGAATatcgtatatttggactttcaggcctttgacaaggtgccacacaatgaggctgcttaccaagttaaaagccatgatattacaggaaaacttctggcatggttagagcactggctgattggcaggaggcagtgagtgggaataaaaagtgctttttctggttagctgtcagtgactaatggtgCTCCAAAGgcgtcagtgttggggccacttctttttatgctgtatatcaatgatttagatgatggaatagatggctttgttgccaagtttgcagatgatacgaagatcgaTGGAGGTACAGGTAATgtcgaggaaacaggtaggctgcaaaaagtcttggacagattaggaaaatgggcaagaaaatggcaaatgaaatacgttgctggaaaatgcatggtcatatacattagtagtagaaataaatgtgctattttctaaacagggagaaaatccaaaaagctgagatgcaaagggacttgggagtccttgtacagaacatcctaaaggttaacttgaaggttgagtcagtggtaaggaaggcgaatgcaatgttagcattgatttcaagaagTCCAGAATAAAGAACAGggatgtgacgctgaggctttataaggcactggtgaggcttcaccttgagtattgtgaacagttttgggctccatatgaaagaaaagatttgctggcattagagagggttcacaggaagttcacaaggatgattccggaattGAAAGAGTTATTGTAcaaggaacttttgatggctctatgtctgtactagctggaatttagaaggatgagggaggatctcattgaaacctttcgaatactgaaaggcctagacaaagtaaatgtggaaaggatgtttcctatggtgggggagtccaggacaagagggcacagcctcaggatagggtggaacccatttaaaacagagatacgaaaattcctttagccagaaggtagagaatttgtggaatttgttaccatgggCAGCTGAAGAAGGCAGGTTATTGGGTGTttttagggcagagattgataggttcttgattgacaaGGCACCAAAAGTTAccgggagaaggccggggagcggGGCTGAGGAGGTAAAAAAAggattcagccatgattgaacggagcagcagacttgatgggccaaatatcctaattctgctctgttgtcttatggtcttattagttTGAAACCTGGCCACAGTCAGAGCTGAGTAGTTATAGCCTGACTCCATGCTTCACTATGTACAAAGTAGCTATCATACCTAGCTTTGGATTTCAGGATATCGGTATTAGATCACAAGAGAATGCTTAtgatagaatctggagcaaaaatccTTGACTAACTCAGAGGGTAAGGAGGCATGTGTGGAGTGTAGTGGGCATCTGGATAAAGGaactcgacctgaaatgttgactatccgtTTCCCACCATGGATCTTgcatgacttgttgagttcctcctgcattttgtttttttgctATAAGTACTGGATCTGAAGTTATAAGAAACCTGACAATTTCaataaatatttacattttaaaaatacaattgAAAATCAATTTTAAACTTCTGTAACTTAAATTACTTTCGTAACAAAAGTAATGCACAAATATTTCCCTGAACGTAGCAGTTCAAAAAGCAGCATCTGCCCTCTAGTTGTGAACAATACCACTTGCAATTAAACATCCAAGTCATGAATGCACTGAAAAATTGTTCCGCTGGTTATTATATTTCCCCAGCAAATTTATTTTCTCAAAGGGGTCATTTCTAGTAAAGCAAGGTGAAAGCCAAATTCCACTGACCAGCCATGAAACCAAAACAAAAGACATGAGAATTCCAAATGTTTAAaaagttcatttttttttaagttgaccATGCTTCTTTATATTAGTTTTAAATACATCATTATTTGCTTAACCCAGCTAACAAGTACATCAGTGGGATACTTTTGGTAAAGCAGCACACAAATAGCACAGTAAATGTTCTATTACTTAGTTTGAAACTTTAGTGCTCTACTTTCCATCCTGTGGAAAGCAGCAGTGACGGTTTTGGGTTTGCTAACCGCAATGTTctaaactcaaagatcttaatcCCTATGCGATATAGATTGCAATGGGTACCCTCACTAAAAAGTTATATTGTAACCTACTCTTCAAGGACtatttcacttccctgtttattctcaatGGCGAGTTTAACTGCCAAATCCACTATTTAAGCAGTGGGCTCTCCTCTCCCTACCAAGCAGGAGCTACTTCTAGGTAGCAAAGTAGTTTAAAGACAGTTCATTTACTtttagtgatacatgtttaaatcctGGCTGGCGGGGTGGacatatgtctctaccaaaggaggtgtaagacacttcTACACTCCATACGTCTGCAGGTCAACCTTGAGCAAGATGTAGCTTCTGTTTGCACCCACCCACCACTCCCAACCTCCGATCAGGATCCCATGAAGTCATAAGAGAAGATAATGGTggtggtatgagcagctggtgcatattttGTTTGgttatgcatgctttgatgccAGGTCgaagacagtctctgaagagtattaataattattggggtcacccgtcttgtagagACACTGTGCAAAAGAATGCAATGGCAAGccattttgccaagaacaatcatggtacagatggaagaccatgatcacccaagtcATACAACATGCCAAATAATGATGAATATGATGGTTAAATCCACaaaaaattcttaaaacacatttaaaactcacagggCATATCTTATAGAAGATTTCCAAGTTACAAATAGTTTCCAAAACAAATGATTTCCAAAACAGATGCAATTTCTATAAGCTAAAAAACATACCAATGATGTAGACAAATGaatttatatataggcatctgttagtctcgagagaccatggatttgcgccttggaaggtttccagggtgcaggcctgggcaagattgtatggaagaccggcagttgtccatgctgcaagtctcccctctccacaccaccgattttgcccatacagcttgacaccggtgtcgtcgcagagcaatatgtggttaagtgccttgctcaaggacacaacacgctgcctcagccaaggttcaaactagcaaccttcagatcactagatgaacgccttaaccagttggccatgcgccaacacaaatGAACTATCTGTTGCAGAATTCAAAGGCAAAGGAATGGATTCTACTTCACCCTGTTTCTGTCATCCTTCTTACTGTTCCTGGACCATTCCCAATAAGCCTGACTGCTCTCTACATTCTTCTGGGTTTTTTTGCCACTTTGGGGACTTCACATGCATatgatattttttcagataccttcAAACACAAATACTCTAAAAGTTTCTGGAGGTACAGTTTCCAGGTACCCACAATTAATGTTTTGAAGCTGACTCTCTGAACATATACACACTCCAACTACTaacagatcagctatttgatgtgctatgTGGTAGTAtaaatctggtctgcaagcttccttgaactaagtaaTTTAACACATTGTCTGGTTTGAAACGAGCCCCATTATCTTACAGTGCAACTTCTGAGAAGTCAGCCCAGGTGCTCTGACTAAGCATCTTGTGTTCTATAGACAGTTCTTGTTttcaaagctgtccttttaatttcagactgattattgcttgccgcttacattaagaactgaagaccggCTCCCGTTTACAACAAGaccaaagaatattggttggaagtttatcTTACTCAAAAACTACCCTTTAATGTCTAGAAGTTTCACCTGCTATGTTAGATATAAAAGCTTAGCTATGAAGAAAGCTCCCTTGACCCTCAACAGTGAATCCACCAGAAGATAATTGGAGAGGTTGCAGAACGAAAAAAATACCCACAAGAAATGATACCCAATACAGATACAGTTCTCAACACAAGTCATTAGATCTTTGAGTCAGCTTCTCAAGGTCACCAAACAGTGCTATTGGTTCATTATTGCAGCAAATTCTGACCCATTTCTCATACAACCGTCTCAAGAGTCCTACATCAAATAGTGGTTCAGGTCTTAACTCAGTTTAAAACTAACCACAGACACCAGTGTAAAAATCCGCAATGTTTTAACATGCTAAACTGAATAGCTGAAGTGGGAAATTTTGGTTAAAAGTCTTACTCAGAATCCACATGATAGCAAATGAAAAATAGTGCAAGGAAGGTTAGACATTCAATTGAAACCTGAGAGCAACAATGTGGCTAAGAAATCAAaactttgttctgtatttcaagaggggtttggataagtacacaggTGAGAATGGTTTGGATATGGTAcaggtgcaggtagattggcaaaagatcaggcagcatggaccagatgggtcaaagggcctgtttctgtgctgtggtagtctatgactctataatacgTCCTAGCTATTTATTATGTATGTTACAAATACCAAGTGTTTGAAATACAGATTTAATAGAAAAATTCAATTAACTTGCAAATTTCCAAAGATATGGTTGAAAATTACAATGACTACTAAAATTGAGACTGTCAACATTTTGATGCCTGGATTGTGCATAAATAATCTATTTCAGCCAGTGCCATTTTCCCTGTTGCAGTGAGCAATATTTCAAGTTAAATGACTTAGAACTGCATCATTAATGTTTCTTCCACTGGGATAAAACAAGATGAAATTTCACTAGAAAGCCAGAGAAGCCAAAcaaaaaatatgaaaacaaaTGGGAAGACTTTCAGAATCCATAAATGTTAATCTCTGTCTCTTTTGAATTTGTTGTCCACTTTTATTAATTTCCTACTGTAACTTTTGCTGCAACATTTCTTTGAACATGGCTGGTTATACTGTATACTACGAGGTATTGCAGCTACACTTATATGAAGAGCAAGTAATCCAAAATTGCAGGCAAGAGCATCAGCAATTATTCTGCTGCATTCCTTGAAGTGATTACGTTCATCTTTCCACTCTTCTCAGTCAAACACAAGCCACTTAAGCTTTGCAAGTGAAGATCATTTAGTGCAAGGCGTGAGAGAGAGTCTCCAGAACATTACAATAAAATGTGAAACAGAGATCACACACCAGTAcagcttaaaaaaaaactaggcaCTACATCTTGTGAATTCTGAACAATATGGGCCAAAGAAGCAACAAAAATATGTGAATAAAACGGAAAGAAAAATGGGCAAAGTTGAAaatcatatttaaagcagaatactCAATTGGCCACAATACATTCTCAATAAACAAAAAgactgtgcaaaaaacaaaacaatattgATAAATCACTCACCATTAAAGAAATCTGCATGAACTGCTTTTTCATTAGCTGCAAGGTCCATCAGAAGTCCCGAACTTCCCCCTGCCTGAAAAGTTAACATAATGTTTGGACTTTACAGAACTAAACTCTTTGATTTAATTTCTCTGCCAAACTCAAAACTGAGTTTGTGTTCTGTTATTTAATCTAAATTAGGGCAACAACTGGGAAGGTttaaattagtgggaaaaaaaaTTGCGTTCCAGATCCCTGCTGAAAGTATGCCTACATGGGAACGAACTGGTGAATCACGTTGGGCTTGTGAGCAAACTGCTGATATTCACTGAATAATTCTCATATCAAGAATATTTACTTGAACAATGCACTGGTATGTGGATTCATATAAAAGTACACTTGTAAGAATTTATTGCAATTCAAACAAGTCTACTAGAATAAAAAAGGTGAATGTACAATAGCAATGGAGAAAATAAAAAAAGGAGATAATGCACATCATGAATAACAAAACTAGACTTAAATGTCCAGTAGCTTCTAGTtgtagccaagtctctgtaactgGGTATTGAGTAATGCAGATAACTAAAAGGAGAAACATTCTCATTCACCCTTTACTCACCGCACACAGTTACCTGGTGCTGGGGCTGGTGCAAATAGAGAACAGAATAAAGCGGCACAAGGTGAGGTAAAGGTGCTAAAGTTAAGGAGTTGTTTTTTTAAAGGAGAGAGAACACTGTGAATGGGCTTAGGGAGCTTTCAAGAAAAGATTGAGAAAAGAGAGCACTTCTTATGCTGGAACAAGTCATCAACAGACAAAGACAAGGCCAAGAGAGATTTGTAGATGAAAATGGATTCTAAATTGATGTGCCAGGATTTAGGAAATAATGGATGTTATTGGGAATTAATTTTATACTGGTAGCATAGATCTGAATGTATTGCAGCTTACATTAAAAGGAATTCAGGATATACTGTAGAGAATGCTGGAATGGGAATAACAAAGTTAAGAAAGTGGTCACCAAAGTTTTGGAGGCACGTTAAAATTCAACGTAAGGAGAATATAaagtttatgtacagttttgtttAATTTAAATGAGAAACTATATAGGAGTTCCGAATTAGACTCACTAATGTTAAGAGAATAAGTTGTGTTTGTTCTTTGCAATGTTGGTTAAAGTACATAATAATTATTGTTTTCTGCTCAATGCTATTACGAAGATGTTATCCACGCAAAGAAACCAATTCAAGCTCATCAATTGCATTGCCATGGGGACAGCAAGTGGGTAAAGGGAAATAAGAAAACACACTGGAGTGTAGTTCCGCGTCTGAGCAGAAGGATGGAAAGATTAATAATCAGATACAAGGAATAGGATGGAGGATGCAGGGAATGATAGAATAGGGTAGGGAAATCATTATGTCAAAGGGAGACTATCACGTCTCCTACAGTCTCTGTAAATTCAGCCTGGGGCTCTCATGTTTCGGCACCATATGGCCTGAGCCTGTGACAACTCCTCTTCTTCGCACCAACCTTCCCCTGTCCTCCTCCCGACACTAAGCCTCATCCAAATCTATGTCGAGTTTCCCTGAACaatccttcccctcctctcccccccccccaacaaagcCGGGCCGGCACTGaatccttcccttctccctttcGCCTCTCACCTCATCCAGGTCTACATATGGCCCAGCACCTTCCGGAAACATCTCATCCACCGCCGGTTTCATTCTCACTACAATTCCCTGTAACGGACCAAAAGCCCGGACTCAAAACCGGAACTTCCGGTGCACCGCCGTTTCTCTGTCGCTGGAAACCAGCGCCGCGGATAAAGGATCTGCTTTCCCAAATTATCACCTTTTCTGGGGGCTGAGGCAGAAATTGTAGGGGCTATTTTACTGTAAAGGTTCTCGAACCTATTCGTGTTTACAATATAAaaaattttattttgcattttgaaGGCAACAAATTTGCCTTATTGGTGCAAAGTTGTCTTGTGAGCGGGAGAGAATTGGGAGTTATGTCGAATCTTCAATCAATGAGCGTACCTGAAGGTTGTTACTAAGGTAAATAAATATACATTTAAAGTCAGAAAGACAACATAACCTTCAAAATATAGGCACTTTCCGATTTGTTTATTTGCTGACTCTCAATAGCACAACTTAGAACTTACTGGATTAAGGTAAGTGCCAACCCTGATCTCCAGCCACAGTCACTGTGTTTACACAGACATAATAGACAACTTGGTTCCTAAGGATTCAAACCAGCACCACTGTTTTTCTTGATATATTTTAAAGACCCGCACCTGGATGAGTCGGGCAGTATTTCGAAAATTGCAGCTATCTGAAAATATGGTGAATGGGGTGCTCAGTGATATATTTCAAGATCATATAGTTTGATGaatagtggaaagaaatggaaggtTGCAAAGGATGTATTGTGAGCATGACTTCTTTGGCTTTGTCAGAATTCCAGTTTCCATTGAGGAAATTATGtcagttcacagtaaatttcttATTTAGCCAACAATGGTTTCCAGAACTGCAAaatcctggccattggatctcttAGATCCAGGATGATCTTAGGTATCTAAATTATGAAAATCCTAACAGTAATTTATGTCCTGTAGCAACCTACTTTTTCTATTGAAAATGGAAGTTGGTTAATATACCAAAGATCTGGAGGGCACACTACAAGAAATACTAAAAACATCAGCTGCATAAAGTTACCCAATATAAGAGGAAAAAGCACTGTTTGGATGCACAGTATAAGGGGTAATATGATAGAATACAGAATGATTGCCGTGAGAAGGCTAAATTTATTTTTCCAAAGGAGGATCAGACCATAAAGAAAACTGTTCTGAGGTTGAAGGATGTGAAGTTAACTTCATTCAAGAGAATGTTTGCCTTCAAGAGATGCAAGTACTTTAAGATTGAAGGAGACAAGAAAAAGAGGGGCTACGCGTATAAAAAGAGCTGACCACAAGGCAGAGCTATCTTTCAGCCTTTTGTCTTTCTGCTTCTATCTCCCTTCACCTAGTAGACTCTATTACTgttcatttttcaattttctatgctctataacacttaataaaatgattgtgaagcaacaaattttatgcctctttttggacttccaaaagaaccttggattgaaaacatcagaatccaacaggaAAAAGGGAAACAACGAATGgaagtgatgagcaggtgaggagaaaagaagtgAGTAAGAGGGGACCCCTTTTGAGTAAGAGGGGACCCAGAAAGGGGAATGGGAACAGAaagaagtgggaggagggagaaattacaggaagttagagaaatcaatgttattGCCACTGgattggatgctacccagatggaatatgaggtgttgctcctcaaacctgagAGCGActttcatcatggcagtagaggaggccatagaccaacatgtcggaatgggaacaggaagtagaactaaaatgggtggccttaatttatgctgtctttgtgaatgctgcttatctgattctATGTgcttgtgatactgctgcaagcaagtttatCATTGACCTGTGCATACGTGTGCTTGTGACTATGGCAATAAAGTTGACATTGACTTAAGGGCTGAGGTCAAACATGAGTTCTACTCAAAACACAAAACTCAGTGACAGGTCAACATATAAGATGACGGTCAGCATCTATGTAGTTGTGTTGACTGGCTTGATGAAAAGCCTGCATAGAATGTTAAGGAGTCAAGTACCTTTCTTAGATATAGAGGTGGAGCCCATTCTTTCCAACATGGAAATATCGGGCAACCCCATTCACAGGTTTGTGAATCCAACCATAATGCAAATGTCCCATGTGCAGGATATCATTGCACCACATTTAGAACCATTGAAGATCGCAGTGTTGTGGTGAAGGCTCAGATAGAGCTTGTATCGGTTTCTCCCAATGAAGCTCCAAGATATCGGTGCCAAAAGGGGCTGTGAATAATGCACATCACTCTAGCAATCTGCCATCTAGTTAATAGCCAGGGTTTCTAAGACATTAAAATCAAAGGAGGGGCAGTAATGAATGGAGCATGAACCTCTAGGCCTCACTCAGGATGAGAGTAATCATGAACACAGCCAGTGCCCTTCCTGATGCCTAAAGGCTAGCCAGCTCAAAAGGTTGTAGTCAAGTGCCAAACCTTCTAGAatcctttcacaaaaccacaagCAGCCTCTTCCATTTAAAATCAACAGACTTGCATTAATCATGCTgcagaaacaggaaaggagcatCGGGAGaggataaatagttgatgtttgtATGGAAGTTGGCACACTGATTTGTTAATTTGACTCAGGTTTATTTTCCATTGGTTTCTGTGTTCTGCTGTTATTTTCTACAGAAGAGGGTGTGAAACTCCTGGTGAACAGGGAATTAATGTTGTGTTTGTAGTGTTGAGGTTAAATGAATTGTTTGCAATCAGTCTGAGTAGACATGTGTTGTCTGGGATTGTCCTATCCACGTCCTGCCACACAGGAGGTTGCCGTACAGCAAGTATTCAAGCAGTGAGCTCGTTACAGCAAAAGTTTGCAACAGGCAAAAATCTACCACAGAACCTCAGACCTGCACTGCCAAAGACTATGTGGTGCCTTTAGAGAAATCTAGACAGTGAGATCAGTACTTGAGCAATTGTGTGGCAACATCACATATATTGTTGAGTTATAGCCACAGTTATGAGCCATGGCTAGAGGATCAGGTAAGAGATTCTATAAACGTGAAGAAGAAACCCAGAtggcaatttgcctaccgaagggtttcggccggaaacgttgactgtacttttttccatagatgctcctggcctgttgagttcatccaacattttgtgtgtgttgctcagatttccagcatctgcagattttctcttgtttgtgatattttgcctcccaggtgccagagtcagagATGTATCACATTGGGTATGCAGTGCTCTGAGAGGGggtggtgagcagccagatgtcatggtacacaCAGTATAGGGAGGAGGTCccaaagagagaatatagggagttaggtataaagctgaaaagcaggacctccagagtagtaatctctggtttgctgcctataccatgtgccagtgagtgtaagaataggatgatgtgggagatgaatgcatggctgaggaattagtGCAGGGGAAAAGGTCCCAgattttctggatcattggaatctctgctggggaaggtatgacctttaCAAAAAGAACGGGTTGTACctaaacccgaaggggaccaatatccttgtggacaggtttgctggagctgctagggagtgtttaaactaatttggcatgggGATGAAAACAGGAGTCATAGGGctaaggatggggcagttggtatacaagtaggtgCAGCGTGCAATGAACTTGTGAAgaaggacaggtagatgatagggaaaaattgctgtctgtgggatgagttgaagtgtaacatgggggcaaaatctaaaaggatgatgaatacagggctgaaggtgttatctttgaatgcacgcagtgcgtggaataaggtagatgctTCTGTAGCACAGTtaagagattggcagatatgatattGTGAGCATCAtggagttgtggctgaaagaagatcataggagcttaacattcaaggatacacattgtatcaaaagaacaggcaggtaggcagagggggaagttggttaaaaaatgaaatcaaaagcTTAGGAAAAAGTAATAGGAGTTTATGGAACACTTACGAAATAGCTTTTtaagcagcttgtggctgagcccgTGTGGAAAAAGgcatttctggattgggtgttgtgtaatgagccagatttagTTAGGaagcttgaggtaaaggaacctttaggaggcaatATCATAATATTCAgcctacagtttgagagggagaagataaattcagatgtatcagtattccagtggagtgaagggaattacagaggcatgaaagagaggCTGTCCAAacttgattggaaggaggcactgGTAGacatgacagcagaacagcaatggctagagttttgAGGAGCATTTCTGAAGGTGCAAGGTAGTTAGATCCCAAAGAAATAGTTGTATTGTAAAAAGGGACTGTcacaactgtggctgatgagggaaatcaaagacagaatAAAATCCTAAAGATAGGGTATATAAATAGCGAAAATTAGTGGTAATTTataggactgggaagcttttaaaaaccatcctttcttttttcttctttaggcatccgttagtctcgtgagatcatggatttacaccttggaaggtttccagggcatagccctgggcaaggttgtatggaagaccggcagttgcccatgctgcaagtctcccctctccacgccaccgatgttctccaagggaagagtactagggccgatacagcttggcactggtgtcgtcgcagagcaatgtgtggttaagtgccttgctcaaggactctacacgctgcctcagctgaggcttgaactagtgaccttcagatcactagaccaacaccttaaccacttggccacacgccaacacttaaaaaccatcagaaggcaactaaaaatgccacaatagagaaaagattaaatatgaagggaaactagctaataatatgaaagaggataaccatataacaattaagcAAAAGATTAAtcaaaaggataccaaaagatttt
Protein-coding regions in this window:
- the cops9 gene encoding COP9 signalosome complex subunit 9; translated protein: MKPAVDEMFPEGAGPYVDLDEAGGSSGLLMDLAANEKAVHADFFNDFEDLFDDDDIQ